The following coding sequences are from one Zalophus californianus isolate mZalCal1 chromosome 15, mZalCal1.pri.v2, whole genome shotgun sequence window:
- the HNRNPF gene encoding heterogeneous nuclear ribonucleoprotein F, whose amino-acid sequence MMLGPEGGEGFVVKLRGLPWSCSVEDVQNFLSDCTIHDGAAGVHFIYTREGRQSGEAFVELESEDDVKMALKKDRESMGHRYIEVFKSHRTEMDWVLKHSGPNSADTANDGFVRLRGLPFGCTKEEIVQFFSGLEIVPNGITLPVDPEGKITGEAFVQFASQELAEKALGKHKERIGHRYIEVFKSSQEEVRSYSDPPLKFMSVQRPGPYDRPGTARRYIGIVKQAGLERMRSGAYSAGYGGYEEYSGLSDGYGFTTDLFGRDLSYCLSGMYDHRYGDGEFTVQSTTGHCVHMRGLPYKATENDIYNFFSPLNPVRVHIEIGPDGRVTGEADVEFATHEEAVAAMSKDRANMQHRYIELFLNSTTGASNGAYSSQMMQGMGVSAQSTYSGLESQSVSGCYGAGYGGQNSMGGYD is encoded by the coding sequence ATGATGCTGGGCCCCGAGGGAGGTGAAGGCTTTGTGGTCAAGCTCCGTGGCCTGCCCTGGTCCTGCTCTGTTGAGGATGTGCAGAATTTCCTTTCTGACTGCACAATTCATGATGGGGCTGCAGGCGTTCATTTCATCTACACTAGAGAAGGCAGGCAGAGTGGTGAGGCTTTTGTTGAACTTGAATCAGAAGATGATGTAAAAATGGCCCTTAAAAAAGACAGGGAAAGCATGGGACACCGGTACATTGAGGTGTTCAAATCCCACAGAACCGAGATGGATTGGGTGTTGAAGCACAGCGGTCCAAACAGTGCCGACACCGCCAATGATGGCTTCGTGCGGCTTCGAGGACTCCCATTTGGATGCACCAAGGAAGAAATTGTTCAGTTCTTCTCAGGGTTGGAAATTGTGCCAAACGGGATCACATTGCCTGTGGACCCCGAGGGCAAGATTACAGGGGAAGCCTTTGTGCAGTTTGCCTCCCAGGAGTTAGCTGAGAAGGCCCTAGGGAAGCACAAGGAGAGAATAGGGCACAGGTATATTGAAGTGTTCAAGAGCAGTCAGGAAGAAGTTAGGTCATACTCAGATCCCCCTCTGAAATTCATGTCTGTACAGCGGCCGGGGCCCTATGACCGCCCCGGCACAGCCAGGAGGTATATTGGCATTGTCAAGCAGGCGGGCCTGGAGAGGATGAGGTCTGGTGCATATAGTGCAGGCTATGGGGGCTATGAGGAGTACAGCGGCCTCAGCGATGGCTACGGCTTCACCACTGATCTGTTCGGGAGAGACCTCAGTTACTGTCTCTCGGGCATGTACGACCACAGATACGGAGACGGCGAGTTCACTGTCCAGAGTACCACTGGACACTGCGTCCACATGAGAGGGCTGCCATACAAAGCCACAGAGAACGACATTTACAACTTCTTCTCTCCACTCAACCCTGTGAGAGTCCATATTGAGATTGGCCCTGATGGAAGAGTGACGGGCGAAGCCGATGTCGAGTTTGCCACTCACGAAGAAGCTGTGGCAGCTATGTCCAAAGACCGGGCCAACATGCAACACAGATACATAGAACTTTTCCTGAATTCCACAACTGGGGCCAGCAATGGGGCATATAGCAGCCAGATGATGCAAGGCATGGGGGTGTCAGCCCAGTCCACTTACAGTGGCCTTGAGAGCCAGTCTGTGAGCGGCTGTTACGGGGCTGGCTATGGAGGCCAGAACAGCATGGGTGGATATGACTAG